A single window of Anopheles moucheti chromosome 2, idAnoMoucSN_F20_07, whole genome shotgun sequence DNA harbors:
- the LOC128297778 gene encoding ecotropic viral integration site 5 ortholog isoform X2, with protein MTLTVSETDSNSLRNPDMTETLPSSELSLLAKLEAANKLIESDSKSLNSLQSSAHSRKSSDTSQISLNSGASSVGEEDVWSTWASIVTDWEASQKRKGPTVKELVRKGIPHHFRAIVWQLLCGASDADKKQYAEYIKATSACEKVIRRDIARTYPEHDFFKEKDGLGQEALFNVMKAYSLHDREVGYCQGSGFIVGLLLMQMPEEEAFAVLVQIMQQYRMRDMFKPSMAELGLCMYQLENIVQEQIPELHLHFQSQSFQTSMYASSWFLTLYTTALNLTLSCRIMDVFLSEGMEFIFKVAIALLTIGKDTLLSLDMEAMLKYFQKELPQKVENDADGLFNLAFQVKINTKKMKKMEKEYADLRKKEQEEMVELRRLRSENRLLKKRNELLEAESAELADRLVRGQVSRAEEEETSYAIQSELLALRRAHLEVSHQLENANEEVRALSLRLQENNNSRQNSFDELIMKEEALKQRDEMVSCLLEELVKVRQGLAESEDVIRNLKTKIQELEEDKKRLRETTTDNSVAHLQDELIASKLREAEASLSLKDLKQRVQELSTQWQRQLSEQRNDPAQSNDSGAKKLLFWESGRSQDLQKLEEELMTTRIREMETLTELKELRLKVMELETQVQVSTNQLRRQDEESKKVKEDLEEALVRERELANKAREQQHRYSDLESRMKDELMNVKIKFTEQSQTVAELKQEISRLETKNSEMLAEGELRSNLDESDRVRDLQDKVAELKAELTAIKSRGTALNLRKIKSTSIQSIDSNEIDFAEIQLSQTRGSTKLTTVSLPSAVAEGHEKSRNVYSSYIAVVIETCVKPIGKWKMIQ; from the exons ATGACCCTCACGGTGTCGGAAACGGACAGCAATAGTCTAAGGAACCCGGACATGACCGAAACTCTACCAAGCTCTGAACTATCCCTACTAGCCAAACTGGAGGCCGCCAACAAGCTGATCGAGAGTGACTCGAAGAGTCTCAACTCGCTCCAGAGTTCGGCCCACAGCCGAAAGAGCTCCGACACGAGCCAGATCAGTTTAAATTCGGGCGCCTCCTCGGTCGGTGAAGAGGATGTTTGGTCCACCTGGGCCAGCATCGTCACCGACTGGGAGGCGAGCCAGAAGCGCAAAGGACCGACGGTAAAGGAGCTGGTACGCAAGGGCATACCACACCACTTCCGGGCGATCGTATGGCAGCTGCTGTGTGGGGCTTCCGACGCGGATAAGAAGCAGTATGCCGAGTACATTAAGGCGACGAGTGCGTGCGAGAAGGTGATACGTCGTGATATTGCCCGCACATACCCGGAGCATGACTTTTTCAAGGAGAAGGATGGACTGGGCCAGGAGGCACTGTTTAATGTGATGAAGGCGTACTCATTGCACGATCGTGAAGTTGGCTACTGTCAGGGATCTGGTTTTATTGTTGGACTGCTGCTTATGCAG ATGCCCGAGGAGGAAGCGTTTGCCGTTCTTGTGCAAATTATGCAACAGTATCGCATGCGCGACATGTTCAAACCCTCCATGGCGGAGCTCGGGCTGTGTATGTACCAGCTGGAGAATATCGTGCAGGAGCAAATACCGGAGCTACATCTACATTTTCAATCGCAAAGCTTCCAAACGTCTATGTACGCATCGAGCTGGTTCCTGACGCTGTACACTACCGCGCTGAATCTAACGCTCAGCTGTCGGATAATGGATGTGTTTCTGTCGGAAGGAATGGAGTTTATTTTCAAGGTTGCGATTGCACTTCTTACGATTGGCAAGGACACGTTGCTTTCGTTAGACATGGAAGCAATGCTTAAG TACTTCCAGAAAGAGCTTCCGCAAAAAGTCGAAAACGATGCGGATGGACTATTTAATTTGGCCTTCCAGGTGAAGATCAATacgaaaaagatgaaaaagatgGAGAAAGAATATGCTGATCTGCGTAAGAAGGAACAGGAGGAAATGGTGGAACTAAGG CGGCTACGGAGCGAAAATCGTTTGCtaaaaaagcgaaacgaacTACTCGAGGCAGAAAGTGCAGAACTGGCTGATCGGCTCGTTCGGGGACAGGTTTCCCGCgctgaagaagaagaaactaGCTACGCTATTCAGTCCGAACTGCTGGCACTCCGGCGGGCACATCTAGAAGTATCACATCAGCTAGAAAACGCTAATGAAGAGGTGCGAGCGCTAAGTTTGCGACTGCAGGAAAAC aACAACTCTCGGCAGAACTCGTTCGATGAGTTGATTATGAAGGAAGAAGCACTAAAACAACGAGACGAAATGGTTTCATGCCTGCTCGAAGAACTGGTCAAGGTGCGACAGGGTCTCGCTGAAAGTGAAGATGTGATTCGTAACCTAAAGACTAAGATCCAAGAACTGGAAGAG GATAAAAAACGACTGCGCGAAACCACCACAGACAACTCGGTAGCACATCTTCAGGACGAGCTGATTGCAAGCAAATTGCGCGAAGCAGAGGCAAGCTTATCGCTCAAGGATCTGAAGCAACGCGTGCAGGAACTGAGTACTCAATGGCAGCGGCAACTTTCCGAGCAGCGCAACGATCCGGCCCAGAGCAATGACTCCGGCGCAAAGAAGTTGCTGTTCTGGGAGTCGGGTCGTTCGCAAGATTTACAAAAGCTCGAGGAGGAACTCATGACCACTCGTATACGGGAGATGGAAACGTTAACCGAATTGAAAGAGCTTCGGTTGAAGGTGATGGAGCTGGAAACACAGGTACAGGTTTCGACGAATCAACTTCGGCGGCAGGACGAAGAGAGCAAGAAAGTGAAAGAAGATCTAGAAGAAGCCCTGGTtcgggaacgtgagctggcgAACAAAGCACGCGAACAGCAGCACCGTTACTCCGATCTCGAATCTCGCATGAAGGACGAGCTAATGAATGTGAAGATTAAATTTACCGAGCAAAGTCAAACGGTGGCGGAGCTGAAGCAAGAAATTTCAAGACTGGAAACAAAG AACTCGGAAATGTTGGCCGAGGGAGAGCTGCGATCTAATCTGGACGAATCAGACCGCGTCCGAGATCTACAGGACAAGGTCGCCGAGCTAAAAGCTGAG CTGACTGCCATCAAAAGCCGTGGAACGGCGTTGAACCTGCGGAAGATCAAGAGCACATCGATACAGTCGATAGATTCGAATGAGATCGATTTTGCCGAGATACAGCTTTC GCAAACAAGGGGGTCAACTAAACTCACAACTGTTTCTTTGCCGAGTGCTGTAGCGGAAGGACACGAAAAATCACGAAACGTATATAGTTCATACATTGCAGTGGTAATCGAAACGTGTGTTAAACCaataggaaaatggaaaatgatacAATAA
- the LOC128297778 gene encoding ecotropic viral integration site 5 ortholog isoform X1 yields the protein MTLTVSETDSNSLRNPDMTETLPSSELSLLAKLEAANKLIESDSKSLNSLQSSAHSRKSSDTSQISLNSGASSVGEEDVWSTWASIVTDWEASQKRKGPTVKELVRKGIPHHFRAIVWQLLCGASDADKKQYAEYIKATSACEKVIRRDIARTYPEHDFFKEKDGLGQEALFNVMKAYSLHDREVGYCQGSGFIVGLLLMQMPEEEAFAVLVQIMQQYRMRDMFKPSMAELGLCMYQLENIVQEQIPELHLHFQSQSFQTSMYASSWFLTLYTTALNLTLSCRIMDVFLSEGMEFIFKVAIALLTIGKDTLLSLDMEAMLKYFQKELPQKVENDADGLFNLAFQVKINTKKMKKMEKEYADLRKKEQEEMVELRRLRSENRLLKKRNELLEAESAELADRLVRGQVSRAEEEETSYAIQSELLALRRAHLEVSHQLENANEEVRALSLRLQENNPDNSLESNNSRQNSFDELIMKEEALKQRDEMVSCLLEELVKVRQGLAESEDVIRNLKTKIQELEEDKKRLRETTTDNSVAHLQDELIASKLREAEASLSLKDLKQRVQELSTQWQRQLSEQRNDPAQSNDSGAKKLLFWESGRSQDLQKLEEELMTTRIREMETLTELKELRLKVMELETQVQVSTNQLRRQDEESKKVKEDLEEALVRERELANKAREQQHRYSDLESRMKDELMNVKIKFTEQSQTVAELKQEISRLETKNSEMLAEGELRSNLDESDRVRDLQDKVAELKAELTAIKSRGTALNLRKIKSTSIQSIDSNEIDFAEIQLSQTRGSTKLTTVSLPSAVAEGHEKSRNVYSSYIAVVIETCVKPIGKWKMIQ from the exons ATGACCCTCACGGTGTCGGAAACGGACAGCAATAGTCTAAGGAACCCGGACATGACCGAAACTCTACCAAGCTCTGAACTATCCCTACTAGCCAAACTGGAGGCCGCCAACAAGCTGATCGAGAGTGACTCGAAGAGTCTCAACTCGCTCCAGAGTTCGGCCCACAGCCGAAAGAGCTCCGACACGAGCCAGATCAGTTTAAATTCGGGCGCCTCCTCGGTCGGTGAAGAGGATGTTTGGTCCACCTGGGCCAGCATCGTCACCGACTGGGAGGCGAGCCAGAAGCGCAAAGGACCGACGGTAAAGGAGCTGGTACGCAAGGGCATACCACACCACTTCCGGGCGATCGTATGGCAGCTGCTGTGTGGGGCTTCCGACGCGGATAAGAAGCAGTATGCCGAGTACATTAAGGCGACGAGTGCGTGCGAGAAGGTGATACGTCGTGATATTGCCCGCACATACCCGGAGCATGACTTTTTCAAGGAGAAGGATGGACTGGGCCAGGAGGCACTGTTTAATGTGATGAAGGCGTACTCATTGCACGATCGTGAAGTTGGCTACTGTCAGGGATCTGGTTTTATTGTTGGACTGCTGCTTATGCAG ATGCCCGAGGAGGAAGCGTTTGCCGTTCTTGTGCAAATTATGCAACAGTATCGCATGCGCGACATGTTCAAACCCTCCATGGCGGAGCTCGGGCTGTGTATGTACCAGCTGGAGAATATCGTGCAGGAGCAAATACCGGAGCTACATCTACATTTTCAATCGCAAAGCTTCCAAACGTCTATGTACGCATCGAGCTGGTTCCTGACGCTGTACACTACCGCGCTGAATCTAACGCTCAGCTGTCGGATAATGGATGTGTTTCTGTCGGAAGGAATGGAGTTTATTTTCAAGGTTGCGATTGCACTTCTTACGATTGGCAAGGACACGTTGCTTTCGTTAGACATGGAAGCAATGCTTAAG TACTTCCAGAAAGAGCTTCCGCAAAAAGTCGAAAACGATGCGGATGGACTATTTAATTTGGCCTTCCAGGTGAAGATCAATacgaaaaagatgaaaaagatgGAGAAAGAATATGCTGATCTGCGTAAGAAGGAACAGGAGGAAATGGTGGAACTAAGG CGGCTACGGAGCGAAAATCGTTTGCtaaaaaagcgaaacgaacTACTCGAGGCAGAAAGTGCAGAACTGGCTGATCGGCTCGTTCGGGGACAGGTTTCCCGCgctgaagaagaagaaactaGCTACGCTATTCAGTCCGAACTGCTGGCACTCCGGCGGGCACATCTAGAAGTATCACATCAGCTAGAAAACGCTAATGAAGAGGTGCGAGCGCTAAGTTTGCGACTGCAGGAAAAC AATCCGGACAATTCGCTCGAATCC aACAACTCTCGGCAGAACTCGTTCGATGAGTTGATTATGAAGGAAGAAGCACTAAAACAACGAGACGAAATGGTTTCATGCCTGCTCGAAGAACTGGTCAAGGTGCGACAGGGTCTCGCTGAAAGTGAAGATGTGATTCGTAACCTAAAGACTAAGATCCAAGAACTGGAAGAG GATAAAAAACGACTGCGCGAAACCACCACAGACAACTCGGTAGCACATCTTCAGGACGAGCTGATTGCAAGCAAATTGCGCGAAGCAGAGGCAAGCTTATCGCTCAAGGATCTGAAGCAACGCGTGCAGGAACTGAGTACTCAATGGCAGCGGCAACTTTCCGAGCAGCGCAACGATCCGGCCCAGAGCAATGACTCCGGCGCAAAGAAGTTGCTGTTCTGGGAGTCGGGTCGTTCGCAAGATTTACAAAAGCTCGAGGAGGAACTCATGACCACTCGTATACGGGAGATGGAAACGTTAACCGAATTGAAAGAGCTTCGGTTGAAGGTGATGGAGCTGGAAACACAGGTACAGGTTTCGACGAATCAACTTCGGCGGCAGGACGAAGAGAGCAAGAAAGTGAAAGAAGATCTAGAAGAAGCCCTGGTtcgggaacgtgagctggcgAACAAAGCACGCGAACAGCAGCACCGTTACTCCGATCTCGAATCTCGCATGAAGGACGAGCTAATGAATGTGAAGATTAAATTTACCGAGCAAAGTCAAACGGTGGCGGAGCTGAAGCAAGAAATTTCAAGACTGGAAACAAAG AACTCGGAAATGTTGGCCGAGGGAGAGCTGCGATCTAATCTGGACGAATCAGACCGCGTCCGAGATCTACAGGACAAGGTCGCCGAGCTAAAAGCTGAG CTGACTGCCATCAAAAGCCGTGGAACGGCGTTGAACCTGCGGAAGATCAAGAGCACATCGATACAGTCGATAGATTCGAATGAGATCGATTTTGCCGAGATACAGCTTTC GCAAACAAGGGGGTCAACTAAACTCACAACTGTTTCTTTGCCGAGTGCTGTAGCGGAAGGACACGAAAAATCACGAAACGTATATAGTTCATACATTGCAGTGGTAATCGAAACGTGTGTTAAACCaataggaaaatggaaaatgatacAATAA
- the LOC128297778 gene encoding ecotropic viral integration site 5 ortholog isoform X3, protein MTLTVSETDSNSLRNPDMTETLPSSELSLLAKLEAANKLIESDSKSLNSLQSSAHSRKSSDTSQISLNSGASSVGEEDVWSTWASIVTDWEASQKRKGPTVKELVRKGIPHHFRAIVWQLLCGASDADKKQYAEYIKATSACEKVIRRDIARTYPEHDFFKEKDGLGQEALFNVMKAYSLHDREVGYCQGSGFIVGLLLMQMPEEEAFAVLVQIMQQYRMRDMFKPSMAELGLCMYQLENIVQEQIPELHLHFQSQSFQTSMYASSWFLTLYTTALNLTLSCRIMDVFLSEGMEFIFKVAIALLTIGKDTLLSLDMEAMLKYFQKELPQKVENDADGLFNLAFQVKINTKKMKKMEKEYADLRKKEQEEMVELRRLRSENRLLKKRNELLEAESAELADRLVRGQVSRAEEEETSYAIQSELLALRRAHLEVSHQLENANEEVRALSLRLQENNPDNSLESNNSRQNSFDELIMKEEALKQRDEMVSCLLEELVKVRQGLAESEDVIRNLKTKIQELEEDKKRLRETTTDNSVAHLQDELIASKLREAEASLSLKDLKQRVQELSTQWQRQLSEQRNDPAQSNDSGAKKLLFWESGRSQDLQKLEEELMTTRIREMETLTELKELRLKVMELETQVQVSTNQLRRQDEESKKVKEDLEEALVRERELANKAREQQHRYSDLESRMKDELMNVKIKFTEQSQTVAELKQEISRLETKNSEMLAEGELRSNLDESDRVRDLQDKVAELKAEFPTPITSPETEPWKWIA, encoded by the exons ATGACCCTCACGGTGTCGGAAACGGACAGCAATAGTCTAAGGAACCCGGACATGACCGAAACTCTACCAAGCTCTGAACTATCCCTACTAGCCAAACTGGAGGCCGCCAACAAGCTGATCGAGAGTGACTCGAAGAGTCTCAACTCGCTCCAGAGTTCGGCCCACAGCCGAAAGAGCTCCGACACGAGCCAGATCAGTTTAAATTCGGGCGCCTCCTCGGTCGGTGAAGAGGATGTTTGGTCCACCTGGGCCAGCATCGTCACCGACTGGGAGGCGAGCCAGAAGCGCAAAGGACCGACGGTAAAGGAGCTGGTACGCAAGGGCATACCACACCACTTCCGGGCGATCGTATGGCAGCTGCTGTGTGGGGCTTCCGACGCGGATAAGAAGCAGTATGCCGAGTACATTAAGGCGACGAGTGCGTGCGAGAAGGTGATACGTCGTGATATTGCCCGCACATACCCGGAGCATGACTTTTTCAAGGAGAAGGATGGACTGGGCCAGGAGGCACTGTTTAATGTGATGAAGGCGTACTCATTGCACGATCGTGAAGTTGGCTACTGTCAGGGATCTGGTTTTATTGTTGGACTGCTGCTTATGCAG ATGCCCGAGGAGGAAGCGTTTGCCGTTCTTGTGCAAATTATGCAACAGTATCGCATGCGCGACATGTTCAAACCCTCCATGGCGGAGCTCGGGCTGTGTATGTACCAGCTGGAGAATATCGTGCAGGAGCAAATACCGGAGCTACATCTACATTTTCAATCGCAAAGCTTCCAAACGTCTATGTACGCATCGAGCTGGTTCCTGACGCTGTACACTACCGCGCTGAATCTAACGCTCAGCTGTCGGATAATGGATGTGTTTCTGTCGGAAGGAATGGAGTTTATTTTCAAGGTTGCGATTGCACTTCTTACGATTGGCAAGGACACGTTGCTTTCGTTAGACATGGAAGCAATGCTTAAG TACTTCCAGAAAGAGCTTCCGCAAAAAGTCGAAAACGATGCGGATGGACTATTTAATTTGGCCTTCCAGGTGAAGATCAATacgaaaaagatgaaaaagatgGAGAAAGAATATGCTGATCTGCGTAAGAAGGAACAGGAGGAAATGGTGGAACTAAGG CGGCTACGGAGCGAAAATCGTTTGCtaaaaaagcgaaacgaacTACTCGAGGCAGAAAGTGCAGAACTGGCTGATCGGCTCGTTCGGGGACAGGTTTCCCGCgctgaagaagaagaaactaGCTACGCTATTCAGTCCGAACTGCTGGCACTCCGGCGGGCACATCTAGAAGTATCACATCAGCTAGAAAACGCTAATGAAGAGGTGCGAGCGCTAAGTTTGCGACTGCAGGAAAAC AATCCGGACAATTCGCTCGAATCC aACAACTCTCGGCAGAACTCGTTCGATGAGTTGATTATGAAGGAAGAAGCACTAAAACAACGAGACGAAATGGTTTCATGCCTGCTCGAAGAACTGGTCAAGGTGCGACAGGGTCTCGCTGAAAGTGAAGATGTGATTCGTAACCTAAAGACTAAGATCCAAGAACTGGAAGAG GATAAAAAACGACTGCGCGAAACCACCACAGACAACTCGGTAGCACATCTTCAGGACGAGCTGATTGCAAGCAAATTGCGCGAAGCAGAGGCAAGCTTATCGCTCAAGGATCTGAAGCAACGCGTGCAGGAACTGAGTACTCAATGGCAGCGGCAACTTTCCGAGCAGCGCAACGATCCGGCCCAGAGCAATGACTCCGGCGCAAAGAAGTTGCTGTTCTGGGAGTCGGGTCGTTCGCAAGATTTACAAAAGCTCGAGGAGGAACTCATGACCACTCGTATACGGGAGATGGAAACGTTAACCGAATTGAAAGAGCTTCGGTTGAAGGTGATGGAGCTGGAAACACAGGTACAGGTTTCGACGAATCAACTTCGGCGGCAGGACGAAGAGAGCAAGAAAGTGAAAGAAGATCTAGAAGAAGCCCTGGTtcgggaacgtgagctggcgAACAAAGCACGCGAACAGCAGCACCGTTACTCCGATCTCGAATCTCGCATGAAGGACGAGCTAATGAATGTGAAGATTAAATTTACCGAGCAAAGTCAAACGGTGGCGGAGCTGAAGCAAGAAATTTCAAGACTGGAAACAAAG AACTCGGAAATGTTGGCCGAGGGAGAGCTGCGATCTAATCTGGACGAATCAGACCGCGTCCGAGATCTACAGGACAAGGTCGCCGAGCTAAAAGCTGAG TTTCCAACCCCCATTACCAGTCCGGAGACTGAACCATGGAAATGGATAGCGTAA
- the LOC128297778 gene encoding ecotropic viral integration site 5 ortholog isoform X4 translates to MTLTVSETDSNSLRNPDMTETLPSSELSLLAKLEAANKLIESDSKSLNSLQSSAHSRKSSDTSQISLNSGASSVGEEDVWSTWASIVTDWEASQKRKGPTVKELVRKGIPHHFRAIVWQLLCGASDADKKQYAEYIKATSACEKVIRRDIARTYPEHDFFKEKDGLGQEALFNVMKAYSLHDREVGYCQGSGFIVGLLLMQMPEEEAFAVLVQIMQQYRMRDMFKPSMAELGLCMYQLENIVQEQIPELHLHFQSQSFQTSMYASSWFLTLYTTALNLTLSCRIMDVFLSEGMEFIFKVAIALLTIGKDTLLSLDMEAMLKYFQKELPQKVENDADGLFNLAFQVKINTKKMKKMEKEYADLRKKEQEEMVELRRLRSENRLLKKRNELLEAESAELADRLVRGQVSRAEEEETSYAIQSELLALRRAHLEVSHQLENANEEVRALSLRLQENNNSRQNSFDELIMKEEALKQRDEMVSCLLEELVKVRQGLAESEDVIRNLKTKIQELEEDKKRLRETTTDNSVAHLQDELIASKLREAEASLSLKDLKQRVQELSTQWQRQLSEQRNDPAQSNDSGAKKLLFWESGRSQDLQKLEEELMTTRIREMETLTELKELRLKVMELETQVQVSTNQLRRQDEESKKVKEDLEEALVRERELANKAREQQHRYSDLESRMKDELMNVKIKFTEQSQTVAELKQEISRLETKNSEMLAEGELRSNLDESDRVRDLQDKVAELKAEFPTPITSPETEPWKWIA, encoded by the exons ATGACCCTCACGGTGTCGGAAACGGACAGCAATAGTCTAAGGAACCCGGACATGACCGAAACTCTACCAAGCTCTGAACTATCCCTACTAGCCAAACTGGAGGCCGCCAACAAGCTGATCGAGAGTGACTCGAAGAGTCTCAACTCGCTCCAGAGTTCGGCCCACAGCCGAAAGAGCTCCGACACGAGCCAGATCAGTTTAAATTCGGGCGCCTCCTCGGTCGGTGAAGAGGATGTTTGGTCCACCTGGGCCAGCATCGTCACCGACTGGGAGGCGAGCCAGAAGCGCAAAGGACCGACGGTAAAGGAGCTGGTACGCAAGGGCATACCACACCACTTCCGGGCGATCGTATGGCAGCTGCTGTGTGGGGCTTCCGACGCGGATAAGAAGCAGTATGCCGAGTACATTAAGGCGACGAGTGCGTGCGAGAAGGTGATACGTCGTGATATTGCCCGCACATACCCGGAGCATGACTTTTTCAAGGAGAAGGATGGACTGGGCCAGGAGGCACTGTTTAATGTGATGAAGGCGTACTCATTGCACGATCGTGAAGTTGGCTACTGTCAGGGATCTGGTTTTATTGTTGGACTGCTGCTTATGCAG ATGCCCGAGGAGGAAGCGTTTGCCGTTCTTGTGCAAATTATGCAACAGTATCGCATGCGCGACATGTTCAAACCCTCCATGGCGGAGCTCGGGCTGTGTATGTACCAGCTGGAGAATATCGTGCAGGAGCAAATACCGGAGCTACATCTACATTTTCAATCGCAAAGCTTCCAAACGTCTATGTACGCATCGAGCTGGTTCCTGACGCTGTACACTACCGCGCTGAATCTAACGCTCAGCTGTCGGATAATGGATGTGTTTCTGTCGGAAGGAATGGAGTTTATTTTCAAGGTTGCGATTGCACTTCTTACGATTGGCAAGGACACGTTGCTTTCGTTAGACATGGAAGCAATGCTTAAG TACTTCCAGAAAGAGCTTCCGCAAAAAGTCGAAAACGATGCGGATGGACTATTTAATTTGGCCTTCCAGGTGAAGATCAATacgaaaaagatgaaaaagatgGAGAAAGAATATGCTGATCTGCGTAAGAAGGAACAGGAGGAAATGGTGGAACTAAGG CGGCTACGGAGCGAAAATCGTTTGCtaaaaaagcgaaacgaacTACTCGAGGCAGAAAGTGCAGAACTGGCTGATCGGCTCGTTCGGGGACAGGTTTCCCGCgctgaagaagaagaaactaGCTACGCTATTCAGTCCGAACTGCTGGCACTCCGGCGGGCACATCTAGAAGTATCACATCAGCTAGAAAACGCTAATGAAGAGGTGCGAGCGCTAAGTTTGCGACTGCAGGAAAAC aACAACTCTCGGCAGAACTCGTTCGATGAGTTGATTATGAAGGAAGAAGCACTAAAACAACGAGACGAAATGGTTTCATGCCTGCTCGAAGAACTGGTCAAGGTGCGACAGGGTCTCGCTGAAAGTGAAGATGTGATTCGTAACCTAAAGACTAAGATCCAAGAACTGGAAGAG GATAAAAAACGACTGCGCGAAACCACCACAGACAACTCGGTAGCACATCTTCAGGACGAGCTGATTGCAAGCAAATTGCGCGAAGCAGAGGCAAGCTTATCGCTCAAGGATCTGAAGCAACGCGTGCAGGAACTGAGTACTCAATGGCAGCGGCAACTTTCCGAGCAGCGCAACGATCCGGCCCAGAGCAATGACTCCGGCGCAAAGAAGTTGCTGTTCTGGGAGTCGGGTCGTTCGCAAGATTTACAAAAGCTCGAGGAGGAACTCATGACCACTCGTATACGGGAGATGGAAACGTTAACCGAATTGAAAGAGCTTCGGTTGAAGGTGATGGAGCTGGAAACACAGGTACAGGTTTCGACGAATCAACTTCGGCGGCAGGACGAAGAGAGCAAGAAAGTGAAAGAAGATCTAGAAGAAGCCCTGGTtcgggaacgtgagctggcgAACAAAGCACGCGAACAGCAGCACCGTTACTCCGATCTCGAATCTCGCATGAAGGACGAGCTAATGAATGTGAAGATTAAATTTACCGAGCAAAGTCAAACGGTGGCGGAGCTGAAGCAAGAAATTTCAAGACTGGAAACAAAG AACTCGGAAATGTTGGCCGAGGGAGAGCTGCGATCTAATCTGGACGAATCAGACCGCGTCCGAGATCTACAGGACAAGGTCGCCGAGCTAAAAGCTGAG TTTCCAACCCCCATTACCAGTCCGGAGACTGAACCATGGAAATGGATAGCGTAA